CCACATCCTCTTGAAATTGTTCCGTGATAACCCTCTGTTCTAGTCAAGACCCAAAGATATTATACTGAAATTCTGAAATTCAAACGCCTCCGCGGGTTTTTTGCGGAGGCGTTTTCTTTTCTTTGAGGTAAAAATAACGGCGCCAAGCCGTTTCGGCATTTCTTTATCTGCGCCGAAAGCCTCATATCCGCCCCTCTGTTTTTAACGCCGACAGTGCGGTGATATCAAAAATTCACGCAATATGATATTGTAAAACATTCAAGGTAAAAATAAAGTGGTTATCCCTAATGTGAAGCCGCTTACCGCTTATTCTTGTGTTTGATTTTTAAGCGGCTTCACGATATAATCTGAACGGGAAGCTTTCCGAAATCGATGCTCATTTGAACCTGAGAAATCGGAAGTATTATCGCCGCGCGCGCGTAAAGTCCCCCGCGGGGAGCAAGTTGACTTATTTTCAGGGAGAACAAAAAATTGATCAAACGATACATAAAAATGGTGCGGCATTATTGGTGGGCGCTGGGTCTCGGAACCGCCGGACTGGTCGGAGCCGCACTGATGAATCTTGTGGCTCCGGCGCTGGTGCGGAATTTGACGGCGTCTTTGACCGACGGCACTCTGACAAAAAACACATTATTGGTGATGGCGGCGATCCTGTTGGGATCGTATCTGCTGCGGGCGGTTTTCCGGTATCTGGCCATGTATTATACCCATGTGGCGGCATGGAACTTTGTCGGTGAACTGACGGCGATGGTGTACGCCAAACTCCAAAAACTCTCGATGAAATTTTATGCCGATAAACAGACCGGGCAGCTGATGAGCAGAGTTATCAACGACACCCGTCTGTTGGAAGTGCTGATGGCGCATGCCCTGCCCGACCTGGCCTCCAACCTGCTGATGTTAGTTGGTGTCACCGTCATGATCTTCTTCATCCATCCGGTGCTTGCGCTGATCACTTTGCTGCCGGTGCCGCTCGTGCTGTATGTCGGCACGTTCTTTTCAAAAAAAGTGGCTCCGCTTTTTCGCATCAATCAACGGGTGCTCGGCGAGCTGTCCGGTACTTTACAGGATCACCTCGCCGGGATGAAAGAGATCCAGGCCTTTGGAATGGAAGGCGCCGAGGATGCGGCGATGACCGAATTTTCAAAGCAATACAGTGCCGTCAACATCTATGCCAACAAGGCGAATGCGATCTTTCATCCCTCGATCGAGCTGTTGACTTCTCTCGGAACCCTGGCGGTGATCGGGTTCGGAGGAGTTGCCGCCTTGAACGGGAAGCTGACGACCGCCGATATCGTGGGATTTTTTATGTATCTGGGATTGTTTTATCAGCCGCTCACGATGTTGTCCCGCACCGTTGAGGACGTCCAGTCGGCCATGGCGGGGGGCGAGCGTGTTTTGGAGATTTTGGACGCGCCCGAAGACATCACCGATGCGCCCGATGCGGCGCCTTTGACCGACGTCACGGGAGCGCTCACGTTCGAAAACGTCAGTTTTCATTATAACCCCGAGGAACCGGTTTTGGCCGATGTGTCATTTCACGCGGCGCCGGGTCAGATGATTGCGCTCGTCGGCGCCACCGGGGTGGGAAAAACCACCATGGCTTCGCTTGTCGAGCGGTTTTATGATCCGGTGTCGGGGCGCATATTATTGGACGGGATCGATATCAAAACCGCCTCGGTCGGTTCGCTTCGCCAAAACCTTTCGCTCGTGCTCCAGGACGTCTTTTTGTTCAACGGAACGATCGCCGACAATATCGCTTTCGGCTGCCGGGATGCCGCCCGCTCACAGATCAAAGACGCCGCCGTCATCGCCTGCGCCCACGATTTCATCGCCTCCCTGCCGAACGGCTATGACACCTTAATCAGCGAGCGGGGGATGCGGCTGTCGGGAGGGCAGAAACAGCGAATCGCCATCGCAAGGGCGGTATTGCGTCAAACGCCGGTATTGATTTTGGATGAGGCGACCTCCGCGGTGGACACCGAAACCGAATCCGCCATCCAGCAAGCCATCGAAAATCTGGCGGGACGCCGTACCATGCTGGTGATCGCCCACCGGCTCTCCACCATCCGCCGTGCTGACATGATATTGGTTCTCGAGAACGGGCGGATCGCCGAACGGGGCACCCACAGCGAGCTGCTTTCGAAAAACGGGGTTTACGCCCGGCTCTGTGCCGTCCAGGCCAACAATTTCATGGTCTGAACTTATATAGAATCCACAGCCGCATCGATCGGAGGCGTATTTCATTGAGAATGGAAATCGCGTTTATTCACGAAGGGGAAAGGCCTGCCGAAAGCGCTTCGGTCGCAATGATACTCCCCGGTAACCGGTTGATTCAGCCAAAAGAACACCTGATGAAATGCCGAACGCTTTCAAAAGAGATGGGTATTCCGGTGGTGACGGCGCCTTTTGCCTATGAAGGCGGTGCGGCCATGGCCTGGATCGGCAAAGGGCAGGAAATTTTGCAGCAGGCCTGCTTTCCGGACGACGGCTTTCAAAAAGGCGGCGACGTGAACGTATTTGATACCCCCTGGGGACCCGCCGCTCTTTGCTGCGACGCGGATATTTTCCAGCCACAATACGCGCGTCTTGCGGCGTTCAAAGGTTGTAAGTGCCTGATGGCATCGACCGCGAGGATCAGGATCGACTCTGTATGCGAATATATGCCGGAGGACTTGCCGGCCTGCGGTGATCGCGGGCTCTTTTTTGTCGGACCTTGGGCTTCGGCACAGGCGAACGGGATCGCCGTCGCGGCCGCGGGCCGAACCGGCGGGGCTCTGATTCTCCCGTGCGCGTTGACGCCCCGGGGGAGCGGGCTTGGTGAGAGCGGATTTGATCCGGCGGATCTGGCAAGGGCGCATCGGGAGTTTCCGGTTTACGAGAGCATGAATCCAAAGCTCTATGAGCGTTATCGGAAGGAGCTGGAAGCATGATCCATTGGCTTGCCCGACAACTTTCCGAAAGTTTAAGACGGCGGTTATCCGAACCGAAACTGAAAAAGGCCTTTGCGGTTTTACCGGACCGTCCGGCAAAGCCGGACGTGCGTCCTTTTCAACCGAGAAGCGCCGGGGATCAAAGCCCGGTTCGCGTGTGTGCCGTTCAGGCAGAGGTGAAGCTATACAGCAGCCTTGAAAAAATGGCCGCAGACATCGACCGCTTTTTTTCCGACGCGCAAGATCACCAAACGGAGTTGATCTGCTTTCCGGAATTCTTCGGAATGCTGCCCCTTGGCCTGCTTCCGGGCGTGCGATTCGGATTACGGATGCTTAACAAATTCAAAAAGAGAACGCCGGAATCCTCTCAGGAGGCAAAAGCTAAAAGCGTCCGAAAAAATAAAGAAAAGACCGGTCCGCGGCAAATACCGCCCTTACCGGAGCTTTTGCAGCCCTTTGATTTTTTACAGAACCGGTATACCGAACTGATGGCGCGCTTCGCAAAGCGATACGGGATGTACGTCTCCTGCGGCACGCTGCTTGCGCCGGAAAACGGAAAGGTCTATAATCGCCATATTTTCTTGGGGCCTGACGGGTCGGTGCTCGGCATACAGGATAAACTCCATCTGACCGAAACAGAACGGGAACTGGGAATCTCCACGGGAGACGCGTTATCGGTCGTGCCCACTCCCATCGGAAATATCGCCCTCATGGTTTGTATGGATGCGTCATATTTCGAAACCTTTCGGATTGCCAAACATCTCGGCGCGCACTACGCGATCGTTCCGATCGGGGATATGGCGGAGTTTCAGCCGTGGCTGGCACTCCGGGGAACTCAGACAAGAGTGAGCGAAACAGGGCTTGCCGCGATCAAGTCGGCCTTGGTTTCTAAACCGTCTTTTCCGATGGTTTTTACGGGCCGCGCGGGAATTTGGTTTCCGCTCTCGAGCGGAAAGAAAAGTATTGAAGCGCCGCAGCACAACTCATCAACAGCGGTATATGGAGAAATCGATTTGGTTCCGCAGCACAAAAACGACCTTCCCGGATGCCGGACGAATCCCGCATTTGACCGCCGATACGCGGAAGAATTGATCAAAAAGAGCAAAGATTTCACAAAACAATAAATCAAGCCTCCAAAGGCTTGAATTTGTCGCATCCTGACCGGATATACCCACGACTTCGAATACGGAAGGTGAGGTAAAATAATGGCAGACACTGTTTTTGAATTCATAGGTTCTTTAGCCGACGGCGGAGCCGAAACGCTGGTGAAAGATTATGCCAAAATGTTGGATCCGACTTTATTTTGTGTCAAAGCAGTCGTGATTCATGCTGATAAATCCACGGCGAATTATAAAACGATTGCCGCAAATGATACGGAAATAATAGCGGTATATAAAAAATGGAACGTGGCGGTCAGAGCTTTCAATAAAGTTTTCGGGAAGTATTTTGTCAGCAGGAAACTGAAACGATTCATTAAGCAATACCATCCGACATGCATTCACGTCCATTTGGCGCTGTTGAAGTATTTGGTTCCCATCAGCAAAGAACTGAAAGGGATCCGACTGCTTTATACCTGCCATAGTCTGCCGGAACATTTGTTTGAAGGAAAAAACGCCGCGGAAAAAAAGGCCGCGAACTATTTAATCAAGAATCACGCGCTTCGGTTAATTTCGATTAATCCCGAAGCAAAAGATCAGCTCAACGAAATATTTCATATCGACAACACTGTTTTTATCAGAAACGGCATCGATTTTTCTCGTTTTCATAACAACGGGATCAAAAAAGAGGAGGTTCGCAAAGAACTCGGAATCCCCGAAGACGCCTTTGTCATCGGGCATGTCGGAAGATTTTCCCCGTATAAGAATCATGAATTTTTAATCGATATATTCAATGAAACAAAGAAAATCAATGATCAAGCTTTCCTGGTTATGGTGGGAACCGGAGAAACAAAGAAAGATATCATGGCGAAGGTCAGAAGACTGCGCCTGGAACAATCGACGATCGTGCTGTCAGCCCGGCCGGATATCCATCGCATCTTAAAAGCCGTTGATGCGTTTGTGTATCCCGCGAAATTTGAAGGGCTGAGAATCGTGATGATTGAAGCGCAGGTCAGCGGATTGCATTGTGTTTTGTCGGACAGCGTTGCGAAAGAAGCTTTCATCTCCCCGTTGGCAATCCCCATGAGCATTCATGAAAGCCCCGAAAAATGGGCGGAAGCAGTGATTGACATTACAAGAAGAAGCGCGATTGAAGACCGCACTTCGGAATACGATATGAAAAAAGAAATCAGACGGCTTGAAAAGCTGTATATGGGCTTGAACTCCAGCCCCTAAATTGAATCCGGAGATTTCCGAAAACTTCTCTGCGCTCATCTCCTATGCGTCGGCTGATACCCGAGAACGTAATCGGACACGGTCCGAAGACCGCGCCCTGCTTAATGTATAAATTAATTAAATTCCTAATTCTGAATTCTTAATTCTGAATTCTGAATGAAATCTCTACGCCGCGCTGCCCTCCTTTTCAATCCGCTTGTCCCTTCTCTCCCCGGCGCACAATCCCTTTTTAACGGCCGGTTTCCGCCTTTGTTTCCTCATGGGGATCAAAAGGCAGGCGATCCCGCCGCCGACGGCGCCGCCGATCAAAACGGAAAAAACCACGCCCGCGGCGGTGCTTCCGAAATCGCTCGTGACAAGCAGCGCCGTGATGATGAAAAACGTGCAGGCGGCGATAAACCCGACCGCATTCTCCGCTTTCTTCAGGCGTTTTTTCAGACCGGTCATCCCGTATAAAAAGACCCGGTCGAGCATCTCTTCGTTATATCTGTCGTTTGCATATTCTCTCATAAAAAAGAACTCCCCTCCGTGTTGTGCTT
This genomic interval from Oscillospiraceae bacterium contains the following:
- a CDS encoding ABC transporter ATP-binding protein; its protein translation is MIKRYIKMVRHYWWALGLGTAGLVGAALMNLVAPALVRNLTASLTDGTLTKNTLLVMAAILLGSYLLRAVFRYLAMYYTHVAAWNFVGELTAMVYAKLQKLSMKFYADKQTGQLMSRVINDTRLLEVLMAHALPDLASNLLMLVGVTVMIFFIHPVLALITLLPVPLVLYVGTFFSKKVAPLFRINQRVLGELSGTLQDHLAGMKEIQAFGMEGAEDAAMTEFSKQYSAVNIYANKANAIFHPSIELLTSLGTLAVIGFGGVAALNGKLTTADIVGFFMYLGLFYQPLTMLSRTVEDVQSAMAGGERVLEILDAPEDITDAPDAAPLTDVTGALTFENVSFHYNPEEPVLADVSFHAAPGQMIALVGATGVGKTTMASLVERFYDPVSGRILLDGIDIKTASVGSLRQNLSLVLQDVFLFNGTIADNIAFGCRDAARSQIKDAAVIACAHDFIASLPNGYDTLISERGMRLSGGQKQRIAIARAVLRQTPVLILDEATSAVDTETESAIQQAIENLAGRRTMLVIAHRLSTIRRADMILVLENGRIAERGTHSELLSKNGVYARLCAVQANNFMV
- a CDS encoding nitrilase-related carbon-nitrogen hydrolase — translated: MIHWLARQLSESLRRRLSEPKLKKAFAVLPDRPAKPDVRPFQPRSAGDQSPVRVCAVQAEVKLYSSLEKMAADIDRFFSDAQDHQTELICFPEFFGMLPLGLLPGVRFGLRMLNKFKKRTPESSQEAKAKSVRKNKEKTGPRQIPPLPELLQPFDFLQNRYTELMARFAKRYGMYVSCGTLLAPENGKVYNRHIFLGPDGSVLGIQDKLHLTETERELGISTGDALSVVPTPIGNIALMVCMDASYFETFRIAKHLGAHYAIVPIGDMAEFQPWLALRGTQTRVSETGLAAIKSALVSKPSFPMVFTGRAGIWFPLSSGKKSIEAPQHNSSTAVYGEIDLVPQHKNDLPGCRTNPAFDRRYAEELIKKSKDFTKQ
- a CDS encoding glycosyltransferase; the encoded protein is MADTVFEFIGSLADGGAETLVKDYAKMLDPTLFCVKAVVIHADKSTANYKTIAANDTEIIAVYKKWNVAVRAFNKVFGKYFVSRKLKRFIKQYHPTCIHVHLALLKYLVPISKELKGIRLLYTCHSLPEHLFEGKNAAEKKAANYLIKNHALRLISINPEAKDQLNEIFHIDNTVFIRNGIDFSRFHNNGIKKEEVRKELGIPEDAFVIGHVGRFSPYKNHEFLIDIFNETKKINDQAFLVMVGTGETKKDIMAKVRRLRLEQSTIVLSARPDIHRILKAVDAFVYPAKFEGLRIVMIEAQVSGLHCVLSDSVAKEAFISPLAIPMSIHESPEKWAEAVIDITRRSAIEDRTSEYDMKKEIRRLEKLYMGLNSSP